The following proteins are co-located in the Ostrinia nubilalis chromosome 22, ilOstNubi1.1, whole genome shotgun sequence genome:
- the LOC135083006 gene encoding trypsin-7-like, which translates to MWFVVGNRYFCGPTTTTANPPIDPRYRRVYNPDEVASVVDHPFMAALLVNKQLWCGAVIIDRDTLPLRIQLDEVVSVVDHPFIAALLVNKQLWCGAVIIDRDTVLTAAHCLQLQYNNRFFREYVKMLSVRVGSTNATAGGEVLRVVEIFFHPNYKPQTLEFNFAVVKLHKNMTFGRHDLIADMVPYSKIKVVPVDNVITFLGWGSVLGHGGNGGSVLLQKVELPVYDLADCQEVYGRNLVSRNNFCAGYITIPKNVCNHDAGGPAIMDGQLVGILSFSSKRCDQPDHPAVFSTVGVIAPWLEKLGEKKVQLRNSAIKSPEAVHRQT; encoded by the exons ATGTGGTTCGTAGTAGGTAACAGATACTTCTGCGGCCCAA CAACAACAACAGCGAACCCGCCCATCGACCCTCGCTACCGCCGCGTGTACAACCCAGACGAGGTGGCGTCCGTGGTGGACCACCCGTTCATGGCGGCACTGCTGGTCAACAAGCAGCTGTGGTGCGGCGCCGTCATCATCGACAGAGACACT CTTCCACTGCGTATACAACTAGATGAGGTGGTGTCCGTGGTGGACCACCCGTTCATAGCGGCTCTTCTGGTGAACAAGCAGCTGTGGTGCGGCGCCGTCATCATCGACAGAGACACTGTGCTGACCGCTGCTCACTGCTTGCAGCT GCAATACAACAACAGATTCTTCCGGGAATACGTCAAGATGCTTTCAGTCCGGGTGGGCTCAACCAACGCCACAGCTGGAGGAGAGGTCCTGAGGGTGGTGGAGATCTTCTTCCACCCCAACTACAAGCCCCAGACCCTGGAGTTCAACTTCGCAGTGGTGAAGCTTCACAAGAACATGACGTTTGGGAGACACGATCTGATCGCTGATATGGTGCCGTATTCCAAAATCAAAGTCGTTCCCGTCGATAATGTGATCACGTTTCTGGGATGGGGATCAGTATTG GGTCACGGTGGGAACGGTGGGTCAGTCCTGTTACAGAAAGTAGAACTGCCAGTGTACGACCTAGCCGATTGCCAGGAAGTTTACGGAAG GAATCTAGTATCAAGAAACAACTTCTGTGCCGGTTACATTACGATACCTAAAAACGTGTGCAAc CACGACGCAGGCGGTCCAGCCATAATGGACGGTCAGCTGGTGGGCATTCTCTCGTTCTCCTCCAAGCGCTGCGACCAGCCCGACCACCCTGCGGTCTTCTCTACCGTCGGCGTCATCGCTCCATGGCTGGAGAAGTTGGGAGAGAAGAAAGTACAGCTTAG AAACTCGGCGATAAAGTCCCCAGAAGCCGTGCACCGGCAAACATAA